In the genome of Amaranthus tricolor cultivar Red isolate AtriRed21 chromosome 15, ASM2621246v1, whole genome shotgun sequence, one region contains:
- the LOC130801235 gene encoding protein YABBY 4-like isoform X1, translating into MSSSIAGSSTTTNLSLDHFPSSEQLCYLQCSRCETVLAVSVPSSSLFKTVTVRCGHCAHLLPVNTRSLLQPPANQFHLSHHNYFSPTSHYLLGEMPNPAPNYSVTQPSAASSYMTATSSRGSGPNELPRPPTTNRPPEKRQRVPSAYNRFIKDEIQRIKAENPNISHREAFSAAAKNWAHFPHIHFGLMPDQTVKRTSTMRPHHPQEAGEDVRMRNGFYAAQANVGVSPY; encoded by the exons ATGTCAAGCTCTATTGCTGGGTCATCAACAACTACTAACTTGTCATTGGACCACTTCCCATCTTCTGAACAGCTTTGTTATCTCCAATGCTCTCGTTGTGAGACTGTCCTTGCg GTGAGTGTGCCGTcgagcagcttgttcaaaacgGTGACGGTCCGATGCGGCCACTGTGCGCATCTTCTGCCAGTAAACACACGGTCACTGCTGCAGCCACCGGCTAATCAGTTTCATTTGAGTCATCATAACTACTTCTCACCCACCTCTCATTACCTTCTG GGGGAAATGCCAAACCCAGCTCCAAATTACTCAGTGACACAACCAAGTGCTGCCTCTAGTTACATGACTGCAACATCCAGCCGAGGCAGTGGTCCGAATGAGCTTCCTAGGCCTCCTACAACAAACAGAC CTCCTGAAAAAAGACAGAGAGTTCCTTCGGCTTACAATCGATTTATCAA AGATGAGATTCAACGTATTAAGGCTGAAAATCCTAATATTTCTCATAGAGAAGCTTTCAGCGCTGCCGCAAAGAAT TGGGCCCACTTCCCTCACATTCATTTTGGGCTGATGCCGGATCAGACGGTGAAGAGGACAAGTACCATGCGCCCTCATCATCCGCAG GAAGCTGGAGAAGATGTCCGCATGAGGAATGGATTTTATGCTGCTCAAGCAAATGTCGGTGTCTCTCcttactaa
- the LOC130801235 gene encoding protein YABBY 4-like isoform X2, with protein sequence MSSSIAGSSTTTNLSLDHFPSSEQLCYLQCSRCETVLAVSVPSSSLFKTVTVRCGHCAHLLPVNTRSLLQPPANQFHLSHHNYFSPTSHYLLGEMPNPAPNYSVTQPSAASSYMTATSSRGSGPNELPRPPTTNRPPEKRQRVPSAYNRFIKDEIQRIKAENPNISHREAFSAAAKNWAHFPHIHFGLMPDQTVKRTSTMRPHHPQ encoded by the exons ATGTCAAGCTCTATTGCTGGGTCATCAACAACTACTAACTTGTCATTGGACCACTTCCCATCTTCTGAACAGCTTTGTTATCTCCAATGCTCTCGTTGTGAGACTGTCCTTGCg GTGAGTGTGCCGTcgagcagcttgttcaaaacgGTGACGGTCCGATGCGGCCACTGTGCGCATCTTCTGCCAGTAAACACACGGTCACTGCTGCAGCCACCGGCTAATCAGTTTCATTTGAGTCATCATAACTACTTCTCACCCACCTCTCATTACCTTCTG GGGGAAATGCCAAACCCAGCTCCAAATTACTCAGTGACACAACCAAGTGCTGCCTCTAGTTACATGACTGCAACATCCAGCCGAGGCAGTGGTCCGAATGAGCTTCCTAGGCCTCCTACAACAAACAGAC CTCCTGAAAAAAGACAGAGAGTTCCTTCGGCTTACAATCGATTTATCAA AGATGAGATTCAACGTATTAAGGCTGAAAATCCTAATATTTCTCATAGAGAAGCTTTCAGCGCTGCCGCAAAGAAT TGGGCCCACTTCCCTCACATTCATTTTGGGCTGATGCCGGATCAGACGGTGAAGAGGACAAGTACCATGCGCCCTCATCATCCGCAG TAG